The Arthrobacter sp. NicSoilC5 genome has a window encoding:
- a CDS encoding 2-oxoglutarate and iron-dependent oxygenase domain-containing protein, translating to MSRDQGAIPVLDLSTARQPYGPFSPEFIEQLRHATHDVGFFQITGYGGRPGQAEELLDLLGRFFNLPLEERMKLDNRLSPHFRGYTRMGTEVTQGRADAREQIDYSPEREPVKDYPEDQPYWLLQGPNLWPDEAFPGLRPAAMEWAELMSEVGMELLRAIAVSLQLPEEYFDEPFRDTPAWMGKLVHYVGGVVEAAGDQGVGSHADYGFVTLLLQDGVGGLEVLPPGTSQWLPVEPLPGALVVNLGEMLEVATEGYLAATIHRVQAPPPGVDRYSVPFFWSPRLDAVIEPVPLAPGLKAAARGITDDPANPLLASFGMNMLKGRMRAHPDVTERHYPHLTQGRS from the coding sequence ATGTCACGCGACCAGGGAGCCATACCTGTTCTGGATCTGAGTACCGCACGGCAGCCCTACGGGCCCTTCAGCCCGGAGTTCATCGAGCAGCTGCGGCATGCCACCCACGATGTGGGCTTCTTCCAAATCACCGGCTACGGGGGCCGCCCTGGCCAGGCAGAAGAGCTGCTGGACCTCCTCGGGCGCTTCTTCAACCTGCCGCTTGAGGAGCGTATGAAGCTGGACAACCGGCTGTCCCCGCACTTCCGCGGCTACACCCGGATGGGCACCGAAGTGACCCAGGGCCGGGCGGACGCGAGGGAGCAGATCGACTACTCCCCGGAACGTGAGCCGGTGAAGGACTACCCGGAGGACCAGCCCTATTGGCTGCTGCAGGGGCCCAACCTCTGGCCGGACGAGGCGTTCCCCGGGCTCAGGCCTGCCGCCATGGAGTGGGCCGAGCTCATGTCGGAGGTAGGGATGGAGCTGCTGCGGGCCATCGCGGTGTCGCTGCAGCTGCCGGAGGAGTACTTCGATGAACCGTTCCGGGACACCCCGGCGTGGATGGGCAAGCTGGTGCACTACGTGGGCGGCGTGGTGGAAGCCGCCGGTGACCAGGGTGTCGGTTCGCACGCCGACTACGGGTTCGTGACTCTCCTGCTCCAGGACGGCGTGGGTGGCCTGGAAGTACTGCCGCCCGGCACCAGCCAGTGGTTGCCCGTGGAGCCCCTTCCGGGAGCCCTGGTGGTGAACCTCGGCGAGATGCTGGAGGTAGCCACGGAGGGATACCTCGCAGCCACTATCCACCGCGTCCAGGCCCCGCCGCCGGGTGTGGACCGCTACTCGGTACCGTTCTTCTGGTCGCCCCGGCTCGATGCGGTCATCGAACCGGTTCCGCTGGCTCCCGGGCTGAAGGCGGCGGCCCGGGGCATCACGGACGATCCCGCCAACCCGCTGCTGGCTTCCTTCGGAATGAACATGCTCAAGGGCCGCATGCGCGCACACCCTGACGTCACAGAGCGGCACTATCCTCACTTAACGCAGGGCCGGAGCTGA
- a CDS encoding MmcQ/YjbR family DNA-binding protein, with protein sequence MDPNALRTICLSFPGAYEDFPFGPETSVFKVRAHIAGGTRHEAKLFALSSMDEDDFYVNLKCEPALAVQLRAVHPAITGAWHMNKTHWNGVRLDGSLPDGMVRDMVEDSYDLVVSGLSRKQQEQLGWARLGKEGSID encoded by the coding sequence ATGGACCCAAACGCGCTGCGGACGATCTGCCTTTCGTTTCCGGGAGCCTACGAAGATTTTCCGTTCGGACCGGAAACATCGGTCTTCAAGGTCCGGGCCCACATTGCCGGCGGCACCCGCCACGAGGCCAAGCTGTTTGCCCTGTCATCCATGGATGAGGACGACTTTTACGTGAACCTGAAGTGCGAACCGGCCCTTGCCGTGCAGCTGCGGGCGGTGCACCCGGCGATTACCGGCGCATGGCACATGAACAAGACCCATTGGAACGGTGTCCGCCTTGACGGTTCGTTGCCGGACGGGATGGTCAGGGACATGGTGGAGGACTCCTACGACCTGGTGGTGTCAGGATTGAGCCGGAAGCAGCAGGAACAACTGGGGTGGGCGCGCCTCGGGAAGGAAGGCAGCATTGACTGA